From Staphylococcus delphini, one genomic window encodes:
- a CDS encoding GNAT family N-acetyltransferase: MAEIKKGHNKYYVGESESNPEALMTYVPGETQIIIDHTEVGDSLRGQGVGKQLVEAAVKDARENNFKIFATCPFAKGVLESTPEYQDVYGA, encoded by the coding sequence ATGGCAGAAATTAAAAAAGGTCATAATAAGTATTATGTTGGAGAATCTGAAAGCAATCCAGAAGCACTCATGACATACGTACCGGGAGAAACTCAAATTATTATTGATCATACAGAAGTGGGCGATTCATTAAGAGGGCAAGGCGTAGGGAAACAATTAGTTGAAGCGGCAGTAAAAGATGCACGTGAAAACAACTTCAAAATTTTCGCAACATGTCCATTTGCTAAAGGCGTTTTGGAAAGTACACCTGAATATCAAGATGTATATGGTGCGTAA
- a CDS encoding carbon starvation protein A produces MITFLVSIVLLVLGYFTYGKYIEKMFGPQYDRPTPAHDQRDNVDFVPMKTSSNALIQLLNIAGVGPIFGPILGALYGPVAFLWIVLGCIFAGAVHDYLTGMISIRNRGAHLPILAGKFLGTAMKHVVNLFTLLLLLLTGTVFVTSPALLLHHLMQGHVALGAIIFVIFVYYILSTILPIDKIIGRIYPVFGALLMLSAVGIGFRLIQTGAPIPELTFENMHPAHAPIFPLLFFTITCGALSGFHATQSPIISRTTNQEKNGRLIFYGMMIAEGIIAMIWAAAAMSLFGSYGGLQAVLAKGQAALVVSEASTILLGSVFGTIAILGVIVLPITSGDTSFRSARMIIADYINLDQKPFSKRFLVAIPLFVLSFGLTQVDFTILWRYFSWANQTTAAVALWVGAMYLLIAKKNFWVALIPATFMTWNLFTYILSQPIGFGLDLSLSYGLAVCCTIAWVGYFFYQYRKITGVQTFQLDYPVKT; encoded by the coding sequence ATGATTACGTTTTTAGTGTCTATTGTTTTATTAGTGTTAGGTTATTTTACATATGGGAAGTACATCGAGAAAATGTTTGGACCTCAATACGATCGTCCAACACCTGCACACGATCAACGTGATAATGTGGATTTCGTACCGATGAAAACATCTTCAAATGCCTTAATTCAACTGTTAAATATTGCAGGCGTAGGGCCAATTTTCGGTCCTATATTAGGCGCACTTTATGGACCGGTCGCCTTTTTATGGATAGTGTTGGGATGTATTTTTGCGGGGGCAGTTCATGATTATCTCACAGGTATGATTTCCATTCGTAACCGGGGTGCGCATTTACCGATATTAGCTGGAAAGTTTTTAGGGACAGCGATGAAACATGTCGTTAATCTTTTCACGTTATTGTTATTATTATTGACGGGAACGGTATTTGTGACAAGTCCTGCACTGTTGTTACATCATTTAATGCAAGGCCATGTCGCTTTAGGTGCCATTATATTTGTTATTTTTGTATATTACATTTTATCGACCATCTTGCCTATTGATAAAATTATAGGACGTATTTATCCAGTGTTTGGGGCATTGTTGATGTTGAGCGCAGTGGGGATAGGTTTTCGCTTAATTCAAACTGGAGCACCTATTCCGGAATTAACTTTTGAGAATATGCATCCGGCCCATGCTCCGATTTTTCCGTTGCTATTTTTTACGATTACTTGTGGTGCGTTATCCGGTTTTCATGCCACACAATCGCCCATCATTTCACGTACGACGAATCAAGAGAAAAATGGTCGGCTCATATTTTACGGTATGATGATTGCTGAAGGGATCATTGCGATGATTTGGGCAGCGGCAGCGATGAGTTTATTTGGCAGTTATGGTGGCTTGCAAGCAGTTTTAGCAAAAGGTCAAGCGGCGCTCGTTGTGAGTGAAGCGTCGACGATATTGCTCGGCTCAGTATTTGGCACAATCGCAATTTTAGGAGTGATTGTGTTGCCGATTACGAGTGGAGATACCTCTTTTCGTAGTGCACGTATGATCATTGCAGATTATATTAATTTAGATCAAAAACCATTCAGTAAACGCTTTTTAGTGGCGATACCTTTGTTTGTGTTGAGCTTTGGACTTACACAAGTCGATTTTACAATATTATGGCGCTATTTCTCTTGGGCGAACCAAACAACGGCAGCCGTCGCATTGTGGGTTGGCGCGATGTATTTATTGATTGCGAAAAAGAACTTCTGGGTAGCACTCATTCCGGCTACATTTATGACGTGGAATTTATTCACTTACATTTTAAGCCAGCCGATTGGGTTCGGATTGGACTTGAGTTTAAGTTATGGCTTGGCGGTATGTTGTACAATTGCTTGGGTCGGCTATTTCTTCTATCAATATCGTAAAATCACAGGGGTTCAGACGTTCCAGTTAGATTACCCTGTCAAAACGTGA
- the ureE gene encoding urease accessory protein UreE, with protein MIVEEIQGNIANLSQEEKNVHIEKVYLENSDLVKRIQRVTSDHGTEIGIRLSQPIDLQYGDILYRDVKNMIIIDVNSEDIIAIKPRTIKEMGDIAHQLGNRHLPAQFTDDNEMLVQYDYLVEDLLKGLGIPYEREDRKVNQAFKHIGHSHD; from the coding sequence ATGATAGTAGAAGAGATACAAGGCAACATCGCAAATTTATCTCAAGAGGAAAAGAACGTTCATATTGAAAAGGTGTACTTAGAAAACTCTGACTTAGTGAAACGTATTCAGCGTGTGACGTCAGACCATGGCACTGAAATTGGGATTCGTTTGAGTCAGCCGATTGATTTACAATATGGAGACATTTTATATCGTGATGTAAAAAATATGATTATTATTGATGTGAACTCAGAAGATATTATTGCGATTAAACCACGTACCATTAAAGAAATGGGAGATATCGCACATCAACTAGGAAACCGCCACTTGCCAGCTCAATTTACAGACGATAATGAAATGTTGGTTCAGTATGATTACTTAGTAGAAGATTTATTGAAAGGTCTTGGTATTCCTTATGAACGTGAAGATCGTAAAGTGAACCAAGCCTTTAAACATATAGGACATTCTCATGATTAA
- a CDS encoding helix-turn-helix transcriptional regulator: MNRLVEYRKKCGISQLELSRKVGVSRQTINLIENNKYNPSLKLCISICLTLGVTLNDIFWED; the protein is encoded by the coding sequence ATGAATCGATTGGTGGAATATAGGAAAAAATGTGGGATTTCCCAATTAGAATTGTCTCGAAAAGTAGGGGTCTCCAGACAAACGATTAATTTGATTGAAAATAATAAATACAACCCGTCACTGAAGTTATGCATTAGTATTTGTTTAACATTAGGTGTCACCTTGAATGATATTTTTTGGGAGGACTGA
- a CDS encoding DUF5996 family protein produces the protein MLKLADWKDEKETLHRLSQILGKHKLASAFQEPQWQHVVLDITTTGFSTGILFYQSSTYSVSVNLVKHMILIETNDGEETIPLKDGVTIQSYYQQIQDALHRHGIEVAINERPQEVEDTTPFSEDTTHCHYDESVSREVLKLMTFATRAMQYFIAPYRARKMKPGLFWGTFDISCLVHYNAFHEMFEPSQVIEYAAFDEHFIEFGFWFGDDRFEGPTFFVLPYPFVSQDFTFDQPLISDAYFDRQLTELIYEMKQMTPETLDTLSTFFNQGFEIFKTHLSWENCQHFLVPLKMNTNQIQETPYTDSPQ, from the coding sequence ATGTTAAAACTTGCGGATTGGAAAGATGAAAAAGAGACGCTCCACCGTTTATCACAAATTCTAGGTAAACATAAGTTGGCAAGTGCCTTTCAAGAACCACAATGGCAACATGTCGTGTTAGATATTACAACGACAGGCTTTTCTACAGGCATACTGTTCTATCAATCGTCTACCTATAGTGTGAGTGTGAATTTAGTGAAACATATGATTTTAATTGAGACGAATGATGGCGAAGAGACGATTCCTTTAAAAGATGGCGTGACGATTCAAAGCTACTATCAACAAATTCAGGATGCATTACATCGTCATGGTATCGAGGTAGCGATTAATGAGCGCCCACAAGAAGTAGAGGATACGACACCATTTTCTGAGGACACCACACACTGTCATTATGATGAGTCAGTGAGTCGTGAAGTGTTAAAGCTGATGACATTTGCGACACGTGCCATGCAATATTTCATTGCACCTTATCGCGCGCGCAAAATGAAGCCGGGACTTTTCTGGGGGACTTTCGACATCTCATGTTTAGTGCACTACAATGCCTTTCATGAAATGTTTGAACCTTCCCAAGTTATTGAGTATGCGGCGTTTGATGAACACTTTATCGAATTCGGCTTCTGGTTTGGTGACGACCGATTCGAAGGGCCAACGTTTTTTGTATTACCTTATCCATTCGTTAGCCAAGACTTTACATTCGACCAGCCTTTAATCTCGGACGCGTATTTTGACCGTCAACTCACGGAATTAATCTATGAAATGAAACAGATGACACCTGAAACCCTAGATACACTTTCAACATTTTTCAATCAAGGGTTCGAGATTTTCAAAACCCATTTATCATGGGAAAACTGTCAACATTTCTTAGTACCACTAAAAATGAATACGAACCAAATTCAAGAAACCCCCTACACGGATAGTCCTCAATAA
- the mhqD gene encoding methylhydroquinone degradation carboxylesterase MhqD, with product MEHIFKQGDSSKPTFVLLHGTGGNEHDLLPVAEMLDPSYNVLGVRGNISENGMNRFFKRHGEGQYDVEDLKFRTTELHEFLESAADKYHFDLDQVVLVGFSNGSNMAISLMLNEAMPYKKGLLFAPLYPLDVPEDLDLSDQSVYLSMGKNDPMVPVEASEYVRRIFKERGADVTEYWVNSHELTQDTVLAAKETL from the coding sequence ATGGAACACATTTTTAAACAAGGTGACTCTTCAAAACCAACATTCGTCTTATTACATGGGACAGGCGGTAACGAGCATGACCTTTTACCCGTTGCCGAAATGTTAGACCCTTCTTACAATGTTTTAGGTGTACGCGGGAATATCTCAGAAAATGGGATGAACCGCTTCTTTAAACGTCACGGTGAAGGCCAATATGACGTAGAAGACTTGAAATTTAGAACAACTGAATTGCACGAATTCCTTGAAAGTGCAGCAGACAAATACCATTTCGACTTAGATCAAGTGGTTTTAGTAGGCTTCTCAAACGGCTCAAACATGGCGATTAGCTTAATGTTGAATGAAGCGATGCCGTACAAAAAGGGCTTATTATTTGCACCACTTTATCCATTAGACGTCCCCGAAGACCTTGACTTATCCGATCAATCTGTCTACCTTTCAATGGGTAAAAATGATCCTATGGTACCTGTTGAAGCAAGCGAATACGTTCGTCGTATCTTTAAAGAACGTGGTGCAGACGTTACTGAATATTGGGTCAATAGCCACGAATTAACGCAAGACACCGTATTAGCTGCTAAAGAAACATTATAA
- a CDS encoding ring-cleaving dioxygenase: MIPFPLKGIHHVTAMTDNAERNYHFFTDVLGMRLVKKTVNQDDIYTYHTFFADDEGNAGTDMTFFDFPNNPKGAPGTNSISRAGFRVPNDAALEYYKERFDEFGVKHDDIDTVFGTKVLRFEEEDGQRYQLFSDENNTGVEPGVAWKNGPVPQDKAIYGLGPIEITVSYYDEFKQALMELYGMKPIKEEENVTLLEVGKGGNGGQVILRKDESKESRPGYGQVHHVSFRVENDKAIEEWFERYNELGVRSSGIVDRFYFKALYTRVGHILIELSTDGPGFMGDEPYETLGESLSLPPFLEDQRAYIESEVRPFDTTRSTK; encoded by the coding sequence ATGATACCATTTCCATTAAAAGGAATTCACCACGTAACAGCAATGACAGATAACGCAGAACGTAACTATCACTTCTTTACTGATGTACTCGGTATGAGACTTGTTAAAAAAACAGTAAACCAAGATGACATTTATACGTACCACACTTTCTTCGCTGATGATGAAGGTAACGCTGGTACAGATATGACATTCTTTGATTTCCCAAACAACCCTAAAGGCGCACCAGGTACAAACTCAATCAGCCGTGCTGGTTTCCGCGTACCAAACGATGCAGCTTTAGAATACTACAAAGAGCGTTTCGACGAGTTTGGTGTTAAGCACGACGACATCGACACAGTATTTGGTACGAAAGTATTACGTTTTGAAGAAGAAGATGGTCAAAGATATCAACTCTTCTCAGATGAAAATAATACAGGTGTTGAACCAGGTGTCGCATGGAAAAATGGTCCTGTACCTCAAGACAAAGCGATTTATGGTTTAGGTCCAATCGAAATTACAGTCAGCTACTATGATGAGTTCAAACAAGCATTAATGGAACTTTATGGTATGAAACCAATCAAAGAAGAAGAAAACGTTACACTTTTAGAAGTAGGTAAAGGTGGTAACGGTGGTCAAGTCATCTTACGTAAAGACGAATCAAAAGAAAGCCGTCCAGGTTATGGTCAAGTGCACCACGTATCATTCCGTGTAGAAAATGACAAAGCAATTGAAGAATGGTTTGAAAGATACAATGAATTAGGTGTAAGAAGCTCTGGTATTGTAGACCGTTTCTACTTCAAAGCACTTTACACTCGCGTGGGTCACATCTTAATCGAACTTTCAACTGACGGTCCAGGATTCATGGGTGACGAGCCATACGAAACTTTAGGTGAATCATTATCATTACCACCATTCTTAGAAGATCAAAGAGCGTACATCGAATCTGAAGTACGCCCATTTGACACAACACGTAGCACAAAATAA
- a CDS encoding flavin reductase family protein encodes MYAFYASELSKQQMYKFLIGSVVPRPIALITSQSEEGLLNIAPFSFFNIVASEPALLSVAINRKEGEMKDTARNILTTKEAVVHVVTEDNVANANQTAALLPPDESELDHTTFTTTDSEMVSVPSLNESSIRFEVKLYQHVEIKNARNENTNDLLLLEIQKVYIDEDLFDLEKGYIDVENVKPVSRLAGDDYARLGETFTIERPR; translated from the coding sequence ATGTACGCTTTTTACGCATCTGAATTATCAAAACAGCAAATGTATAAATTTTTAATCGGTTCTGTTGTGCCTCGACCTATCGCATTAATTACGAGTCAGTCTGAGGAAGGTCTTCTCAATATTGCACCGTTCAGCTTTTTCAATATTGTCGCTTCAGAACCAGCACTATTGTCGGTAGCAATCAATCGTAAAGAAGGCGAGATGAAAGACACTGCGCGCAATATCTTAACGACGAAAGAAGCAGTCGTGCATGTCGTCACTGAAGATAACGTTGCGAATGCGAATCAAACGGCTGCGCTGCTACCTCCTGATGAAAGCGAATTGGATCATACGACATTTACGACGACAGATTCGGAAATGGTCAGCGTTCCTAGCTTGAATGAAAGTAGTATCCGATTTGAAGTCAAGCTCTATCAACACGTTGAAATTAAAAATGCTCGCAATGAAAACACAAATGATTTGTTATTACTTGAAATTCAAAAGGTTTATATAGATGAAGATTTATTTGATCTAGAAAAAGGGTATATTGACGTAGAAAATGTTAAACCCGTAAGCCGACTTGCTGGCGATGACTATGCACGTTTAGGCGAAACATTTACAATCGAAAGACCGAGATAA
- a CDS encoding MarR family winged helix-turn-helix transcriptional regulator, translated as MQRTETALKTLIGIKRTNDMIDHIIRSDVKSYGLSVTAFAVLELLYNKGEHTIQRIQERILIASSSTTYVINSLENKGYLQRRQCTKDRRVSYISLTDKGQQLMDNIFPKHTKAIEQAFSILTDEELATLQQTLKTLSTQHEH; from the coding sequence TTGCAGAGAACAGAAACTGCACTCAAAACATTAATCGGCATCAAACGAACCAATGACATGATTGATCACATTATTCGTAGTGACGTCAAATCATATGGGCTAAGTGTCACCGCATTTGCCGTACTTGAACTACTATACAATAAAGGTGAACATACGATTCAACGGATTCAAGAACGCATCTTAATTGCGAGTAGCAGTACAACTTATGTCATTAACTCTTTAGAAAACAAAGGTTACCTACAGCGACGCCAATGTACCAAAGATAGACGTGTCAGTTATATCTCGTTAACCGACAAAGGCCAGCAACTCATGGATAACATCTTTCCAAAGCATACGAAAGCAATCGAACAGGCTTTTTCGATACTCACAGATGAAGAATTAGCAACATTACAGCAAACATTAAAGACTTTAAGTACACAGCATGAACATTAG